The following are encoded together in the Streptomyces rapamycinicus NRRL 5491 genome:
- a CDS encoding alpha-ketoacid dehydrogenase subunit beta yields the protein MTTAVGAETARKPATMAQALGRALRDAMAADPSVHVLGEDVGTLGGVFRITDGLAEEFGEDRCTDTPLAEAGILGTAVGMAMYGLRPVVEMQFDAFAYPSFEQLISHVSRMRNRTRGAMPMPITVRVPYGGGIGGVEHHSDSSEIYYMATPGLQVVAPATVADAYGLLRAAIASDDPVIFLEPKRLYWSKADWSADAPEQVPPIGRAVVRGPGSGGRRSATLISYGPSVPVCLEAAEAARAEGWDLEVVDLRSLVPFDDETVCASVRRTGRAVVVHESTGFGGPGGEIAARVTERCFHHLEAPVLRVAGFDIPYPPPMLERHHLPGVDRVLDAVARLQWESEWTEGSAV from the coding sequence ATGACCACCGCCGTCGGGGCCGAGACCGCCCGTAAGCCCGCCACCATGGCGCAGGCCCTCGGCCGCGCGCTGCGCGACGCCATGGCCGCCGACCCGTCCGTCCATGTCCTCGGCGAGGACGTGGGCACCCTGGGCGGCGTCTTCCGGATCACCGACGGGCTCGCCGAGGAGTTCGGCGAGGACCGCTGCACGGACACGCCGCTTGCCGAGGCGGGCATCCTCGGCACCGCCGTGGGCATGGCGATGTACGGGCTGCGGCCGGTGGTCGAGATGCAGTTCGACGCCTTCGCCTACCCGTCCTTCGAGCAGCTCATCAGCCATGTCTCGCGGATGCGCAACCGCACCCGGGGCGCGATGCCGATGCCCATCACCGTCCGGGTGCCCTACGGGGGCGGCATCGGCGGTGTCGAGCACCACAGCGACTCCTCCGAGATCTACTACATGGCCACCCCCGGCCTCCAAGTCGTCGCCCCCGCGACCGTCGCCGACGCCTACGGGCTGCTGCGCGCCGCCATCGCCTCCGACGACCCCGTGATCTTCCTGGAGCCCAAGCGGCTGTACTGGTCCAAGGCCGACTGGTCGGCCGACGCCCCCGAGCAGGTGCCGCCCATCGGGCGCGCGGTGGTGCGCGGGCCCGGCAGCGGCGGCCGGCGCAGCGCCACCTTGATCTCCTACGGCCCCTCCGTACCGGTGTGCCTCGAAGCCGCCGAGGCGGCCCGGGCCGAGGGCTGGGACCTGGAGGTCGTCGATCTGCGCTCGCTCGTCCCCTTCGACGACGAGACGGTGTGCGCCTCCGTGCGCCGCACCGGCCGCGCGGTCGTCGTCCATGAGTCCACGGGCTTCGGCGGGCCCGGCGGGGAGATCGCCGCCCGGGTCACCGAGCGCTGCTTCCACCATCTGGAGGCGCCCGTGCTGAGGGTCGCCGGTTTCGACATCCCCTACCCGCCGCCCATGCTGGAGCGGCACCATCTGCCCGGGGTGGACCGGGTGCTGGACGCCGTCGCCCGGCTCCAGTGGGAGTC
- the pdhA gene encoding pyruvate dehydrogenase (acetyl-transferring) E1 component subunit alpha: MTVLEQPGAYRPTPPPGWQPRVDAAPLLPDAEPYRLLGTAAAAGISPDLLTRLHRELVRGRRYNTQATALTRQGRLAVYPSSTGQEACQVAAGLVLEDRDWLFPSYRDTLAAVVRGLDPVDALTLLRGDWHSGYDPHTHRVAPLCTPLATQLPHAVGLAHAARLKGDDVVALALVGDGGTSEGDFHEALNFAAVWHAPVVFLVQNNGFAISVPLAKQTAAPSLAHKAVGYGMPGRLVDGNDAAAVHEVLAEAVRRARGGGGPTLVEAVTYRIEAHTNADDATRYRPDSEVEAWRAHDPIALLEEAMRDRQLLDDEGVRAARESAERLAADLRTRMHQDPVLDPMALFEHVYADRTSQLREQAAQLRAELDAEAADAGEGE, encoded by the coding sequence ATGACGGTCCTTGAGCAGCCCGGTGCCTACCGGCCCACTCCCCCGCCCGGCTGGCAGCCCCGCGTCGACGCCGCGCCGCTGCTGCCCGACGCGGAGCCGTACCGCCTGCTGGGCACCGCCGCTGCCGCCGGCATCTCCCCCGATCTGCTGACCCGGCTTCACCGCGAGCTGGTGCGCGGCCGCCGGTACAACACGCAGGCCACCGCCCTCACCCGGCAGGGCCGGCTGGCCGTCTACCCCTCCTCCACCGGTCAGGAGGCCTGCCAGGTCGCGGCCGGGCTGGTGCTGGAGGACCGCGACTGGCTCTTCCCCAGCTACCGCGACACCCTGGCCGCCGTCGTCCGCGGGCTCGACCCCGTCGACGCCCTGACCCTGCTGCGCGGCGACTGGCACTCCGGGTACGACCCCCACACCCACCGCGTCGCCCCGCTGTGCACCCCGCTGGCCACCCAGCTGCCGCACGCCGTCGGCCTCGCCCACGCCGCCCGCCTCAAGGGCGACGATGTGGTGGCCCTCGCGCTGGTCGGCGACGGCGGCACCAGCGAGGGCGACTTCCACGAGGCCCTCAACTTCGCGGCCGTATGGCACGCCCCGGTCGTCTTCCTCGTCCAGAACAACGGCTTCGCGATCTCCGTCCCGCTCGCCAAGCAGACCGCCGCGCCCTCCCTCGCCCACAAGGCGGTGGGATACGGGATGCCCGGCCGTCTCGTCGACGGCAATGACGCGGCCGCCGTCCACGAGGTCCTGGCGGAGGCGGTGCGCCGGGCCCGCGGCGGAGGCGGCCCCACCCTGGTGGAGGCGGTCACCTACCGCATCGAGGCACACACCAACGCCGACGACGCCACCCGCTACCGCCCCGACTCCGAAGTCGAGGCATGGCGCGCCCACGACCCGATAGCGCTCCTGGAGGAGGCCATGCGGGACCGCCAGCTGCTGGACGACGAGGGGGTCCGGGCCGCGCGGGAGTCCGCGGAGCGGCTCGCCGCCGATCTGCGGACGCGGATGCACCAGGACCCGGTCCTGGACCCCATGGCGCTCTTCGAGCACGTCTACGCCGACCGGACCAGCCAGCTGCGCGAGCAGGCGGCCCAGCTGCGCGCCGAGCTCGACGCCGAGGCCGCGGACGCCGGGGAGGGGGAGTGA
- a CDS encoding Lrp/AsnC family transcriptional regulator has product MPGEQMANPDGKPPARPLDDIDRDILRLLQMDGRASIRSVAEQVHVSRANAYARINRLIDDGVIRGFSARVDQERAGQGASAYITLKIVQNSWRTVREQLRQLPGATHLALVSGDFDVLLLVHTEDNRSLRELVLTRIQAIPEVLSTRTLLVFEETDLDSEP; this is encoded by the coding sequence ATGCCGGGCGAACAGATGGCCAATCCGGACGGCAAACCCCCGGCGCGCCCGCTGGACGACATCGACCGCGACATCCTGCGTCTGCTCCAAATGGACGGCCGCGCCTCCATACGCTCCGTGGCCGAACAGGTGCACGTCTCCCGCGCCAACGCCTACGCCCGGATCAACCGCCTGATCGACGACGGAGTGATCCGCGGCTTCAGCGCCCGGGTGGACCAGGAGCGGGCCGGGCAGGGCGCGTCCGCGTACATCACGCTGAAGATCGTCCAGAACTCCTGGCGCACCGTGCGCGAACAGCTCCGGCAGCTCCCCGGGGCCACCCACCTAGCCCTGGTCAGCGGGGACTTCGATGTGCTGCTGCTGGTGCACACCGAGGACAACCGCTCACTGCGCGAGCTGGTCCTCACCCGGATCCAGGCCATACCGGAGGTGCTGAGCACCCGGACGCTGCTGGTCTTCGAGGAGACGGACCTGGACTCGGAGCCGTAG